In Pirellulales bacterium, a single genomic region encodes these proteins:
- the rnc gene encoding ribonuclease III, translated as MVRYSPPDAAEVAPLDLAECERRIEYVFRDKLLLRAALTHASGAVHRLGSNERLEFLGDAIMGAVVCENLFHQYPEYLEGDLTKIKSVVVSRTTCTKMSEALGLEEFLILGKGMSTHARVPPSVLADVFESLVAAIYLDGGDAAVRSFITRHIGPEIELAVSGELGGNYKSLLQQVAQREHGTTPIYQLLDEKGPDHSKCFKISAQIGQQRYRPAWGRNKKEAEQRAARNALSELSGEAIPFPSD; from the coding sequence GAAGTTGCTCCGCTCGATTTGGCTGAATGCGAGCGACGAATTGAATACGTCTTCCGCGACAAGCTCTTGTTGCGGGCCGCGCTCACGCACGCCTCCGGCGCCGTGCACCGCCTCGGCTCCAACGAGCGGCTCGAGTTTCTCGGCGACGCGATCATGGGAGCAGTTGTCTGCGAGAATCTCTTCCACCAGTATCCCGAATACCTGGAGGGGGACTTGACGAAGATCAAGTCGGTGGTCGTGAGTCGCACGACCTGCACCAAGATGAGCGAGGCGCTGGGGCTGGAAGAGTTCTTGATTCTTGGCAAGGGGATGTCCACGCACGCGCGCGTGCCGCCGTCGGTGCTGGCGGACGTGTTCGAGTCGCTCGTCGCGGCAATTTACCTCGATGGCGGCGATGCGGCCGTGCGAAGTTTCATCACCAGACACATCGGCCCGGAGATCGAGTTGGCGGTCAGCGGCGAACTCGGGGGCAACTACAAATCGCTGTTGCAGCAAGTGGCCCAGCGCGAACACGGCACGACGCCGATCTATCAACTGCTCGACGAGAAGGGCCCCGATCACAGCAAATGCTTCAAGATCTCGGCCCAAATCGGCCAGCAGCGCTATCGCCCCGCCTGGGGCCGCAACAAAAAGGAAGCCGAGCAGCGCGCCGCCCGAAATGCACTGAGCGAGCTGAGCGGCGAAGCGATCCCGTTTCCTTCGGATTAA
- a CDS encoding VOC family protein — protein sequence MSVKPIPDGYHTATPYLIVSDAAGAIDFYKRAFGATELFRMPMPNGKIGHAEIKIGNSILMLADEFPEMGARSPKTIGGTATSILLYVEDVDARFNKAIAAGGKVMRPLKNQFYGDRSGTLEDPFGHTWHIGTHIEDVPPEEMHNRMAAEMQAKGG from the coding sequence ATGTCCGTCAAGCCAATTCCCGACGGTTATCACACCGCGACGCCGTATTTGATCGTCAGCGACGCAGCCGGAGCGATCGATTTCTACAAGCGGGCGTTCGGCGCCACCGAGCTGTTTCGGATGCCAATGCCAAACGGAAAGATCGGCCATGCCGAGATCAAGATCGGCAACTCGATTCTCATGCTTGCCGACGAATTCCCCGAGATGGGCGCTCGCAGCCCGAAAACGATCGGGGGCACGGCGACCAGCATATTGCTATACGTCGAAGATGTCGATGCACGGTTCAATAAGGCTATCGCCGCCGGCGGAAAAGTCATGCGACCGCTCAAGAACCAGTTCTACGGCGATCGCTCGGGGACGCTGGAAGACCCCTTCGGCCACACCTGGCACATCGGCACGCACATCGAAGACGTGCCGCCCGAGGAGATGCACAACCGCATGGCGGCGGAAATGCAAGCGAAAGGCGGCTAA
- a CDS encoding PQQ-binding-like beta-propeller repeat protein, which produces MKIEQLIFVGLNGYAVALDRETGEIVWSNNQMKRGYVTLLLDGDRLIVSTNGYIYCLDPLSGEILWNNPLKGYGAGSPASLLSVRGQSSQTMIEQAAAAAAAAQAAANAG; this is translated from the coding sequence ATGAAGATCGAGCAACTGATTTTCGTCGGCCTCAACGGCTATGCCGTGGCTTTGGACCGAGAGACGGGGGAAATCGTCTGGTCGAACAATCAGATGAAGAGGGGTTACGTCACGCTGCTGCTCGACGGCGACCGGCTGATCGTTTCCACCAATGGCTATATTTATTGTCTTGATCCGCTCAGCGGCGAGATTCTCTGGAACAATCCGCTGAAGGGCTATGGCGCGGGGTCGCCGGCCTCGCTGCTCTCCGTCCGCGGACAGAGTTCGCAAACCATGATCGAGCAAGCCGCCGCCGCGGCGGCGGCAGCTCAAGCGGCAGCGAATGCCGGGTAG